From Rutidosis leptorrhynchoides isolate AG116_Rl617_1_P2 chromosome 3, CSIRO_AGI_Rlap_v1, whole genome shotgun sequence, a single genomic window includes:
- the LOC139897775 gene encoding nicotinamide/nicotinic acid mononucleotide adenylyltransferase-like produces MDFALPLDKLSLDSTDEDGLPCTNTNGALHVVLVSTGSFNPPTFMHLRLFELARDALKSKGFHVVGGYMSPVNDAYKKKGLIPAEHRITMCQLACKSSDFIMVDSWEAKQTSFQRSLTVLSRIRSFFCDNGVIPSAFLKVMLVCGSDLLESFAIPGVWIPDQVRTICRDYGVVCIRREGQDIENIISHDQILTEYKNNIEVVDEIVPNRISSTLVRDCVSRGLSVKYLTSDEVIDYIKQNGLYTNSIS; encoded by the exons ATGGATTTTGCGTTGCCACTCGATAAGTTATCATTAGATTCCACGGATGAAGATGGTTTGCCATGTACGAACACAAA TGGTGCACTGCACGTTGTTTTGGTATCAACTGGAAGCTTTAATCCTCCTACATTCATGCACTTGCGCCTTTTTG AATTGGCGAGAGATGCACTCAAGTCAAAAGGGTTTCATGTTGTTGGAGGTTACATGTCGCCTGTTAATGATGCATACAAGAAAAAG ggtCTCATACCAGCTGAACATCGCATTACAATGTGCCAACTTGCCTGTAAAAGTTCTGATTTCATAATGGTGGATAGCTGGGAG GCAAAGCAAACTTCGTTTCAGCGCTCATTGACAGTGTTGTCAAGAATCAGGAGCTTCTTTTGCGATAACGGGGTGATACCTAGTG CATTCCTGAAAGTCATGCTTGTTTGTGGATCTGATCTACTAGAATCATTTGCAATTCCTGGTGTTTGGATACCCGATCAG GTCAGGACTATATGTAGAGATTATGGTGTCGTTTGTATTCGTAGAGAAGGTCAAGACATTGAAAATATCATCTCACATGATCAAATATTAACAGAATACAAG AATAACATTGAAGTGGTAGATGAAATAGTCCCAAACCGCATCAGTTCAACTTTAGTAAG AGATTGTGTTTCAAGAGGTTTGTCcgtgaaatatttaacttcggatgaAGTTATTGATTACATCAAACAAAACGGACTGTACACAAACTCCATAAGCTGA